A region from the Polaribacter sp. Hel1_33_78 genome encodes:
- the cmk gene encoding (d)CMP kinase has translation MKKKITIAIDGFSSTGKSTIAKLLAQKYNYIYVDTGAMYRAVSLFAKNNQLVGVNFFKKEELISRLSEIALSFKFNKKLGFAEMFLNNENVEDEIRTLEISQLVSKVATVSEVRKKLVAEQQLMGVNGGIVMDGRDIGSVVFPNADLKLFMTASADKRATRRYKELNDRGDKVNFEEILFNVQERDRIDSTREDSPLILTNDAVEFDNSNMGIDEQFDRICALVDNLIVS, from the coding sequence ATGAAGAAAAAAATTACAATAGCTATTGATGGATTTTCGTCCACAGGAAAAAGTACAATTGCAAAATTATTGGCTCAAAAATATAACTATATTTATGTTGATACTGGTGCAATGTATAGAGCCGTTTCTCTTTTTGCTAAGAATAATCAACTTGTGGGAGTGAATTTTTTTAAAAAGGAGGAATTAATATCTCGTTTATCAGAAATTGCTCTTTCTTTTAAATTTAACAAAAAATTGGGATTTGCTGAAATGTTCTTAAATAATGAGAATGTTGAAGATGAAATTAGGACTTTAGAGATTTCACAATTGGTGAGTAAAGTTGCTACGGTTTCTGAGGTTAGAAAAAAATTAGTTGCAGAGCAACAATTAATGGGTGTTAATGGCGGAATAGTAATGGATGGAAGAGATATAGGAAGTGTTGTTTTTCCTAATGCTGATTTAAAATTATTCATGACAGCTTCTGCTGATAAAAGAGCTACAAGACGTTACAAAGAATTGAATGATAGAGGAGATAAAGTTAATTTTGAAGAGATTCTTTTTAATGTTCAGGAAAGGGATAGAATAGATTCTACTCGAGAAGATTCTCCATTAATATTGACTAATGACGCTGTAGAATTTGATAATTCTAATATGGGGATTGATGAGCAGTTTGATAGAATCTGTGCTTTAGTTGATAATTTAATTGTTTCTTAA
- a CDS encoding DUF4294 domain-containing protein, whose amino-acid sequence MIFSFVALSQKREKDSLPKNIEDYVFVSPGDTLTINLNEFSILPKQKFNSKVDVRYYLWFRRKVFRAYPFAKLASEKLDSLNLRLTRIKSRRKRKKYTKQIQKYIEGEFTDQIKKMTKTEGRILIKLIHRQTGKTVFNNIKGLRSGWKAFWYNTTANVFRLSLKDEYHPKTTNEDFLIEDILQRAFQDDLLKKQKSKLNFDFTKIIASKRARIDVEVYKQMFAKIREKKKRKQTGNKKR is encoded by the coding sequence ATGATATTCTCTTTTGTGGCTTTGTCCCAAAAAAGAGAAAAAGATTCTTTGCCAAAAAATATAGAAGATTATGTTTTTGTAAGTCCAGGAGATACATTAACGATTAATTTAAATGAATTTTCAATCTTACCAAAACAAAAGTTTAATTCTAAAGTAGATGTTCGTTATTATTTATGGTTTCGTAGAAAAGTATTCAGGGCTTATCCTTTTGCAAAACTAGCCTCTGAAAAGCTAGATAGTTTAAACCTCAGATTAACAAGGATAAAATCTAGACGTAAACGCAAAAAATATACAAAACAAATACAGAAATATATAGAAGGTGAATTTACAGATCAAATAAAAAAAATGACCAAAACAGAAGGTCGTATATTAATAAAGTTAATTCATCGCCAAACAGGAAAAACTGTTTTCAACAATATAAAAGGATTAAGAAGTGGTTGGAAAGCATTTTGGTATAATACAACAGCAAATGTTTTTAGATTATCTTTAAAAGATGAATATCATCCAAAAACTACAAATGAAGACTTTTTAATAGAGGATATATTACAACGTGCATTTCAAGATGATTTGCTGAAAAAGCAAAAATCAAAACTTAATTTCGATTTTACTAAAATCATAGCATCAAAAAGAGCCAGAATAGATGTTGAGGTCTATAAACAAATGTTTGCCAAGATTCGGGAAAAGAAAAAAAGAAAGCAAACAGGAAATAAAAAAAGGTAG
- a CDS encoding 7-carboxy-7-deazaguanine synthase QueE has product MNKETKDLVNKGIMLPLMEEFYTIQGEGSHTGTAAYFIRVGGCDVGCHWCDVKESWNADLHPPTLANTIVENVKKYGNTVVITGGEPLMWSMDYITNLLQKNNIKTHIETSGAYSFSGKWDWFCLSPKKTKLPLAEVYPEADELKMIIHNKSDFEFAEEQAAKVDEKCQLFLQPEWSKKEKMTVQIVEYVMKNPKWKISLQTHKYLNIP; this is encoded by the coding sequence ATGAATAAAGAAACAAAAGATTTAGTAAACAAAGGCATAATGCTTCCATTAATGGAAGAGTTCTATACAATTCAAGGTGAAGGTTCTCATACAGGTACTGCAGCTTATTTTATAAGAGTTGGAGGTTGTGATGTTGGTTGCCATTGGTGTGATGTGAAAGAAAGTTGGAACGCAGATTTACATCCTCCTACACTTGCAAATACTATTGTTGAGAATGTAAAGAAATATGGGAATACAGTTGTTATTACTGGAGGGGAGCCCTTAATGTGGTCCATGGATTATATTACAAATTTACTTCAAAAAAACAACATAAAAACACATATAGAAACTTCTGGAGCATATTCTTTTTCTGGAAAATGGGATTGGTTCTGTCTATCTCCAAAAAAGACAAAATTACCTTTAGCTGAAGTTTATCCTGAGGCGGATGAGCTAAAAATGATAATTCATAATAAATCTGATTTTGAATTTGCTGAAGAACAAGCTGCTAAAGTTGATGAAAAATGTCAACTGTTTTTGCAACCTGAATGGAGTAAAAAAGAAAAAATGACAGTTCAAATTGTTGAATATGTAATGAAAAACCCAAAATGGAAAATTTCTTTACAAACTCACAAATACTTAAATATTCCTTAA
- the rpsA gene encoding 30S ribosomal protein S1: MSEETKNTEEQVVATEVQETTTPVVDPKQFLADFNWHKYEQGIEAVDEEKLKAFENALEGTVGFVNERDVIEGTVIRITDRDAIIDINSKSEGVISLNEFRYNQGLAEGDTVEVLVDKREDSSGQLVLSHKKARVIKAWERVNNAHETGEVVNGFVKCRTRGGMIVDVFGIEAFLPGSQIDVKPIRDYDQYVEKTMEFKVVKINHEFKNVVVSHKALIEADIELQKKEIIGQLEKGQVLEGIVKNITSYGVFVDLGGVDGLVHITDLSWSRINHPNEVVELDQKLNVVILDFDDNKSRIQLGLKQLSAHPWEALNSELKIGDKVTGEVVVLADYGAFVEVEQGVEGLIHVSEMSWSTHLRSAQDFVKVGDKVEAQILTLDREDRKMSLGIKQLHPDPWTDITTKYPVGSTHTGTVRNYTNFGVFVELEEGIDGLVYISDLSWTKKIKHPSDFVTVGDKLEVQVLELDVENRKLNLGHKQTQDNPWDAHEATYAIGSTHEGVVKEKNDKGAVVTFADGVEGFAPSRFLEKEDGTKLGKGETLKFVVLEFSKEYRRVVVSHTSIFKEQEKRNVKVAVKKAAEAEKTTLGDIGGLADLKKKMEAGNKKK, from the coding sequence ATGTCTGAAGAAACAAAAAACACTGAAGAGCAAGTAGTTGCTACTGAAGTACAAGAAACAACGACTCCAGTTGTAGATCCGAAACAATTTTTAGCTGATTTTAACTGGCACAAATACGAACAAGGTATTGAAGCTGTTGATGAAGAAAAATTAAAAGCATTTGAAAATGCATTAGAAGGAACTGTAGGTTTCGTAAATGAACGTGATGTAATTGAAGGAACTGTAATTAGAATTACAGACAGAGATGCAATTATTGACATCAATTCTAAATCTGAAGGAGTTATTTCTTTAAACGAATTTCGTTACAATCAAGGTTTAGCTGAAGGAGATACTGTAGAAGTATTAGTTGATAAGAGAGAAGATTCTTCTGGTCAATTGGTATTGTCTCACAAAAAAGCGAGAGTAATCAAAGCTTGGGAGCGTGTTAACAATGCTCATGAAACTGGTGAAGTAGTTAATGGTTTCGTTAAGTGTAGAACTAGAGGTGGTATGATTGTAGATGTTTTCGGAATCGAAGCATTTTTACCAGGATCTCAAATTGACGTTAAGCCAATTAGAGATTACGATCAATATGTAGAGAAGACAATGGAATTCAAAGTTGTGAAAATCAATCACGAATTTAAAAATGTTGTTGTATCTCATAAAGCACTTATTGAAGCGGATATTGAATTACAGAAAAAAGAAATTATTGGTCAATTAGAAAAAGGACAAGTATTAGAAGGTATTGTTAAAAATATTACTTCTTATGGTGTCTTTGTTGATTTAGGTGGTGTTGATGGATTGGTACATATTACTGATTTATCTTGGTCAAGAATCAATCATCCAAATGAGGTTGTAGAATTAGATCAAAAATTAAACGTTGTAATTTTAGATTTTGATGATAACAAATCTAGAATTCAATTAGGATTGAAACAATTATCTGCACATCCTTGGGAAGCTTTAAACTCTGAATTAAAAATTGGAGATAAAGTTACTGGTGAAGTTGTTGTTTTAGCTGATTATGGAGCATTCGTTGAAGTAGAGCAAGGAGTAGAAGGGTTAATTCACGTTTCTGAAATGTCTTGGTCAACTCATTTACGTTCTGCACAAGATTTCGTAAAAGTTGGAGATAAAGTTGAAGCTCAAATTTTAACTTTAGATAGAGAAGACCGTAAAATGTCTTTAGGTATTAAACAATTACATCCAGATCCTTGGACAGATATTACAACTAAATATCCTGTTGGTTCAACTCATACAGGTACTGTAAGAAATTACACAAACTTTGGTGTATTTGTTGAGTTAGAAGAAGGAATCGATGGTTTAGTTTATATCTCTGATTTATCTTGGACGAAGAAAATTAAGCATCCATCAGATTTTGTTACTGTTGGTGATAAATTAGAAGTTCAAGTTTTAGAATTAGATGTAGAGAACAGAAAGTTAAATTTAGGTCATAAGCAAACGCAAGATAATCCTTGGGATGCTCATGAAGCTACTTATGCTATCGGTTCTACGCATGAAGGAGTTGTGAAAGAAAAGAATGATAAAGGGGCAGTTGTAACTTTTGCTGATGGAGTAGAAGGTTTTGCACCAAGTAGATTCTTAGAAAAAGAAGATGGTACTAAATTAGGAAAAGGTGAAACACTTAAGTTTGTAGTTTTAGAATTCTCTAAAGAATACAGAAGAGTTGTTGTATCTCATACATCTATCTTTAAAGAGCAAGAAAAAAGAAATGTGAAAGTTGCCGTTAAAAAAGCAGCTGAAGCTGAAAAAACTACTTTAGGAGACATAGGTGGTCTTGCAGATTTAAAAAAGAAAATGGAAGCTGGTAACAAAAAGAAATAA
- a CDS encoding M14 family metallopeptidase encodes MKIKSLLLIAFLTFGNILSQNIKSPSEFLGYEIGSRFTRHHKVVEYFKYVSNTLSNVKLEKYGETNEHRPLYLSYISSQENINNLENIRKTNLSQTGIINGNSDNKTAIVWLSYNVHGNEASSTEASMLTIYELVTTKKSWLENTVIIMDPCINPDGRDRYVNWFNQVKSTPFNITQDAKEHHEPWPGGRPNHYLFDLNRDWAWATQIETQQRIKIYNKWMPHIHVDFHEQGINSPYYFAPAAEPFHEIITDWQRDFQTQIGKNHANYFDKEGWLYFTKESFDLLYPSYGDTYPTFMGAIGMTYEQAGHGRAGLGIQTDEGEVLTLKDRALHHMTTGLSTVEISSRNAEKLNSEFKKFFKNKNLEYKSFVLKNDNEDKINRLIDLLDTHEIKYEYAIKGTIKGYRFNTEKEEKFTTSNGDLVIHTNQPKGKMVKVLFEPKAKLSDSLTYDITAWSLPYAHGFDAIASKTKVSSIESKTVKSITNTIDKSAYAYISKWNSLEDATFLGALLQQNITPRFSEKIFSLEGKTYDPGTLIILRNDNRTTDFDEKLNKIANKHQRKIEPVATGFVDSGLDFGSYSVKPINKQKIALLSGKGASSLSFGEIWHFFETELKYPLTILNSDYFSKTKFSKYDVIIIPNGYYSNVLHKTTLDKLSTFVSAGGTLIVIGNALNSFADKKGYSLKSKESKKDSTKYNLTPYADQERKNIQNLITGAIFKSKVDVTHPLAFGYKSDYFSLKLSGTSFNYLENGINVAYFDKDTENVSGYAGSRALKNIPESLLFGEEQKGRGSIIYMVDNPLFRSFWHNGKLFLANAVFLLNSNTLK; translated from the coding sequence AACTGGAAAAATATGGAGAAACTAATGAACATAGACCTTTGTATTTAAGTTATATTTCATCCCAAGAAAACATTAATAATTTAGAAAATATTAGAAAAACAAACCTTTCTCAAACTGGAATTATAAATGGAAATTCTGATAACAAAACTGCAATTGTTTGGTTAAGTTATAATGTTCATGGAAATGAAGCTTCTAGCACAGAGGCCTCAATGTTAACCATATACGAATTGGTTACTACTAAAAAATCTTGGTTGGAAAATACAGTAATTATAATGGATCCGTGTATAAATCCAGATGGAAGAGACCGATATGTAAATTGGTTTAATCAGGTAAAAAGTACGCCATTTAATATTACTCAAGATGCAAAAGAACATCATGAACCATGGCCGGGAGGAAGACCAAATCATTATTTATTTGATTTGAATAGAGATTGGGCTTGGGCCACTCAAATTGAAACTCAGCAAAGAATAAAAATTTATAACAAATGGATGCCACATATTCATGTAGATTTTCATGAGCAAGGGATTAATAGCCCTTACTATTTTGCCCCAGCTGCAGAACCTTTTCATGAAATTATTACAGATTGGCAGCGTGATTTTCAAACTCAAATAGGAAAAAATCATGCTAATTATTTTGACAAAGAAGGTTGGCTGTATTTTACAAAAGAAAGTTTTGATTTGCTATATCCTAGTTATGGAGACACCTACCCTACTTTTATGGGTGCAATTGGAATGACCTATGAACAAGCTGGTCATGGAAGAGCTGGTTTAGGAATACAGACTGATGAAGGTGAAGTTTTAACATTAAAAGACAGAGCACTTCATCATATGACAACAGGATTATCAACTGTAGAAATTTCATCAAGAAATGCAGAAAAATTAAATTCAGAATTTAAAAAATTCTTCAAGAATAAAAATTTAGAATACAAAAGTTTTGTTTTAAAAAATGATAATGAAGATAAAATAAATCGTTTAATAGATCTATTAGATACTCATGAAATTAAATACGAATATGCCATCAAAGGAACTATAAAAGGATACCGTTTTAATACAGAAAAAGAGGAGAAATTTACAACTTCTAATGGTGATTTAGTGATTCATACCAATCAGCCAAAAGGAAAAATGGTAAAAGTTTTATTTGAGCCAAAAGCTAAATTATCAGACTCCCTAACTTATGATATTACAGCTTGGTCCTTACCTTATGCTCATGGTTTTGATGCGATTGCATCAAAAACAAAAGTGAGTTCTATTGAATCTAAAACCGTAAAAAGTATAACAAATACTATAGATAAAAGCGCATATGCCTACATTTCTAAGTGGAATAGTTTAGAAGATGCTACTTTTTTAGGGGCTTTGTTGCAACAAAATATAACGCCTCGTTTTTCTGAAAAAATATTTTCTTTAGAAGGGAAAACTTATGACCCTGGAACTTTAATCATTTTAAGAAATGATAATAGAACTACTGACTTTGATGAAAAATTGAATAAAATTGCTAATAAACATCAAAGAAAAATTGAACCAGTTGCTACAGGTTTTGTAGATTCTGGATTAGATTTTGGCTCTTATAGTGTAAAGCCCATTAACAAACAGAAGATTGCATTACTTTCGGGCAAAGGAGCTTCATCTTTAAGTTTTGGAGAAATTTGGCACTTTTTTGAAACAGAATTAAAATACCCTCTTACTATTTTAAATTCAGATTATTTTAGTAAAACGAAATTTTCCAAGTATGATGTTATAATTATCCCAAATGGATATTACAGTAATGTTTTACATAAAACTACCTTAGATAAATTATCAACTTTTGTAAGTGCTGGTGGAACATTAATTGTGATTGGAAATGCTTTAAATAGTTTTGCAGATAAAAAAGGATATTCTTTAAAGAGTAAAGAGTCTAAAAAAGATTCTACCAAATATAATTTAACTCCTTATGCTGATCAAGAAAGAAAGAATATTCAAAATCTTATTACTGGGGCAATATTTAAAAGTAAAGTTGATGTAACTCATCCTTTAGCTTTTGGATATAAGAGTGATTATTTTTCTTTAAAATTAAGTGGAACATCATTTAACTATTTAGAAAATGGCATAAATGTTGCTTACTTTGATAAAGACACGGAAAATGTTTCTGGCTATGCTGGCAGTAGAGCTCTTAAAAATATTCCAGAATCGTTATTGTTTGGAGAAGAACAAAAAGGACGTGGAAGTATTATTTATATGGTAGACAATCCTTTATTTAGATCTTTTTGGCATAATGGAAAACTCTTTTTAGCGAACGCAGTGTTTTTGCTAAATTCTAATACACTGAAATAA
- the porQ gene encoding type IX secretion system protein PorQ — translation MKINPFIVLFVFYSMGIKAQIGGESVYQFLNLSSSARQIALGGEVLTFIDDVNQPTWNPSTINAEMDNQFSVNYSSYLAGINIGSISYARQISRRFGTVHGNIKFLDYGTLIESDEQGNEIGDFKARDLAVSIGYAVNLPWTNLFFGTNIKLINSNISNFTSIGIATDLAILYYSPYKSYSFTIVARNIGAQIKSFNGLNERLPFKVAIGASYKFEYVPLKWYLTIDNLQKWNVSFINPSEQTIDLEGNITEEKNGFIGNTLRHFVIGAELFPGSALNVRLGYNVRRAAELKLQNVRTFGGISVGFGLKMNNLKFNYAYSKFHSASNASTFSLQIDLDRR, via the coding sequence ATGAAAATTAATCCGTTTATTGTGCTATTCGTTTTTTATTCTATGGGTATTAAAGCTCAAATTGGGGGTGAAAGTGTATATCAATTTTTAAATCTTTCTTCTTCAGCAAGACAGATTGCTTTGGGGGGAGAAGTTTTAACTTTTATAGATGATGTGAATCAACCTACATGGAATCCTTCGACAATAAACGCTGAAATGGATAATCAATTTTCTGTAAATTATTCTAGTTATTTAGCAGGGATAAATATAGGCTCCATATCATACGCTAGACAAATTTCTAGAAGGTTTGGTACTGTTCATGGGAATATAAAATTTCTTGATTACGGTACTTTAATTGAATCAGATGAACAAGGTAACGAAATAGGTGATTTTAAAGCTAGGGATTTAGCTGTATCAATTGGATATGCTGTTAATCTTCCTTGGACTAATTTATTTTTTGGAACTAATATTAAATTGATTAACAGCAATATTAGTAATTTTACATCAATTGGAATTGCTACAGATTTGGCAATTTTATATTATAGTCCCTATAAATCCTATTCTTTTACTATTGTTGCTAGAAATATAGGTGCACAAATAAAATCTTTTAATGGACTAAATGAAAGATTACCTTTCAAAGTAGCTATAGGTGCTTCTTACAAATTTGAATATGTTCCATTAAAATGGTATTTAACCATTGATAATTTACAAAAATGGAATGTTAGTTTTATTAATCCATCTGAGCAAACAATAGATTTAGAAGGAAATATTACCGAAGAAAAAAATGGTTTTATAGGAAATACTTTAAGACATTTTGTTATCGGAGCAGAGTTGTTTCCGGGGAGTGCGCTAAATGTTAGATTAGGGTATAATGTCAGAAGAGCGGCTGAATTAAAATTACAAAATGTTAGAACATTTGGTGGAATATCTGTTGGATTTGGATTAAAAATGAATAATTTGAAATTTAATTATGCATATTCAAAATTTCATTCTGCATCAAATGCCAGTACTTTCAGTTTACAAATTGATTTAGATAGAAGATAA
- a CDS encoding DUF5723 family protein, whose translation MKKTIYSTILLFFILMNNVKAQDYLSFYNLGDYVIQTQNISPIYLPKYKVNFGTPLNIGFNLNSGIKLNDILVESGNNIKIDFNNLNASAADANVVATDIVANIFMLGFKTKKGSLTLFANAKSNLAWEFSKDFTTVAANGFGESFSLTAEKLGFTSYSEIGIGVTRTFLDDKLSIGLRLKSLSGIAHSSLEDGAQFSLDINPANFLWTLNTTNATVNTSGVSDTADIIAFFGKNSGFGMDIGLGYEINEKFSFELSINDLGSINWKDNVTNYNLQDVSNGVYNGFDFQNSGNVQDEIENALNNVLGATESQESFKSKIGSRTFFSAKYKMSEKNVFRATYFYNKNPYISIKPSYALGYNRELNKTTYGLVASTGGNNGGFRLGANLAVQLGFLQLYTALDDLSSIGGKVQDSNTANFRFGMNFLFKQLNKSKVKIDNEEQKKEELLEENNE comes from the coding sequence ATGAAAAAAACTATATACTCAACTATACTTTTGTTTTTTATTTTAATGAACAATGTTAAAGCACAAGACTATTTATCATTTTACAACTTAGGAGACTATGTTATACAAACTCAAAATATTTCACCTATATATTTACCAAAATATAAGGTAAACTTTGGTACGCCTCTTAATATTGGTTTTAATCTTAATTCAGGAATTAAATTAAATGATATTTTAGTAGAAAGTGGAAACAACATTAAAATTGATTTTAATAACTTGAATGCATCGGCAGCAGATGCCAATGTTGTAGCTACAGATATAGTTGCAAATATTTTTATGCTGGGTTTTAAAACTAAAAAGGGATCTTTAACACTTTTCGCAAATGCTAAAAGCAATTTGGCTTGGGAATTTTCAAAAGATTTTACAACAGTCGCTGCTAATGGATTTGGTGAAAGTTTTTCATTAACTGCAGAAAAATTGGGTTTTACTTCTTACAGTGAAATAGGAATTGGAGTTACAAGAACATTTTTAGATGACAAACTTTCTATAGGTTTAAGATTAAAATCTCTTAGTGGAATAGCGCATTCTTCTTTAGAAGATGGTGCACAATTTTCATTAGACATAAACCCTGCAAACTTTCTTTGGACACTAAATACCACCAATGCTACCGTAAATACTTCTGGTGTTTCTGATACAGCAGATATCATCGCTTTCTTTGGGAAAAATAGTGGTTTTGGGATGGACATAGGTTTGGGGTACGAAATAAATGAGAAATTTTCTTTTGAATTATCTATTAACGATCTTGGTTCTATAAACTGGAAAGACAATGTAACCAACTATAATTTGCAAGATGTAAGTAATGGTGTTTATAATGGATTTGATTTTCAGAATTCTGGAAATGTACAAGATGAAATTGAGAATGCTCTAAATAATGTTTTAGGCGCAACTGAAAGTCAAGAAAGTTTTAAGTCGAAAATAGGATCAAGAACTTTCTTTTCTGCAAAATATAAAATGTCAGAAAAAAATGTTTTTCGAGCTACTTATTTCTACAATAAGAATCCTTATATAAGCATTAAACCTAGTTATGCTTTAGGCTATAACAGAGAATTAAACAAAACTACTTATGGTTTAGTTGCAAGTACTGGTGGAAACAATGGCGGTTTTAGACTTGGAGCAAACCTTGCTGTACAATTAGGCTTTTTGCAATTATATACTGCTTTAGATGACCTTTCTAGTATTGGTGGCAAAGTTCAGGATTCAAATACTGCTAATTTTAGATTCGGTATGAATTTCCTTTTTAAACAACTAAATAAATCGAAAGTTAAAATAGATAACGAAGAGCAAAAAAAAGAAGAACTTTTAGAGGAAAACAATGAATAA